The uncultured Fibrobacter sp. genome includes a region encoding these proteins:
- a CDS encoding TIGR02147 family protein, which translates to MKEIVEYTDYRKFIQDYYDERKRSSAFTWRDFARDAGFSSAVYLKYVCEGKKNLSVNAAGSVANAMGLAGFEQTYFVLMVSYAHAKSDAAKRVAFEERCALAQAHKVHVLGKEEFDYFKSWKNPVLRELAPHMPGARPLEMARTCRPVITAAEVSETLDLLVKMKLLKKDKNGNYHQTEKSVAIGTAEAVPVAARDLQRQMGEFAIKALDLPLSEREMSGMVLGLTRRSYDRIRKELEDCRRRITAIATEENETEYVYRLNMQLFPMSGRLGTGKKSVLNKEDKK; encoded by the coding sequence ATGAAGGAAATCGTTGAATATACAGATTATCGCAAGTTCATCCAGGATTACTACGATGAACGTAAGCGCAGCTCGGCATTTACCTGGCGCGATTTTGCACGCGATGCAGGCTTCTCGTCGGCGGTTTACTTGAAGTATGTTTGCGAAGGAAAGAAGAACTTGAGTGTCAATGCCGCCGGCTCGGTTGCGAATGCCATGGGGCTCGCGGGTTTTGAACAGACCTATTTCGTGTTGATGGTCTCGTATGCCCATGCGAAGAGCGATGCGGCGAAGCGTGTCGCCTTCGAGGAACGCTGTGCTCTGGCCCAGGCGCACAAGGTACATGTGCTCGGGAAAGAGGAGTTTGACTATTTCAAGTCGTGGAAAAATCCGGTGCTGCGCGAACTGGCTCCGCACATGCCGGGGGCGCGGCCTCTCGAGATGGCCCGCACCTGCAGGCCGGTGATAACCGCCGCCGAGGTGAGCGAGACGCTTGATTTGCTGGTGAAGATGAAACTCCTGAAGAAGGACAAGAACGGAAACTATCACCAGACGGAAAAATCGGTGGCGATTGGAACTGCCGAGGCTGTTCCTGTCGCGGCGAGAGATTTGCAGCGCCAGATGGGGGAATTTGCGATAAAGGCTTTGGACCTGCCGCTGTCGGAGCGCGAAATGTCGGGGATGGTCTTGGGCCTGACGCGACGTTCTTATGACCGCATTCGCAAGGAACTTGAGGATTGCCGCCGCCGTATCACGGCAATCGCCACAGAAGAAAATGAAACGGAATATGTTTACCGATTGAACATGCAACTTTTCCCGATGAGCGGACGCTTAGGGACGGGGAAGAAAAGTGTATTGAATAAGGAGGACAAAAAATGA
- a CDS encoding FISUMP domain-containing protein, whose protein sequence is MFRKGYYVFALLVAGIFLAACGMDETSSGEPGSTRTIYGTSQKGPFVKGTEVTLYGMDENLRQTGTHFSTKVNNNKGDYSLKKINLDDRYAWLNANGYYIDEVTGEKSTQKISLNSLVDLQDLDHVNINVLTHLAFDRIRYLVKQGKPVDEAKRQAEKEVMAAFGFSEETEAFDQLDILGNGEDDAKLLAISLIMLTARDMGEITDRLATIALDIETDGVLDDTTLIGQIKKDVSMANHDSVYNVVSQNLINMGTTKVADFQKHLNSFVVPWDSTWGLWIRCGDYDGVRAVTYDKMGYSHYICRDGEWKRYYGARDEGDAPVDTAGKYGTMVDKRDGRAYKTLDIKMKDGKTVTWMASLLEYSPSFNYSNVKFCENDPSQRYCVTKEDRNYGSVEWILGNEPGIGREYPICMILNLSDSGKCTIEGLNSDIIDRVVDGEKYQGICPDGWHLPSEKEWNELVEIMEGDYRIDELLRYTQYRENEYFVTSTSWSLYNNYQLIKEKYDFGVVVRCVKD, encoded by the coding sequence ATGTTTAGAAAGGGTTATTATGTTTTTGCGCTGCTTGTCGCCGGAATTTTCCTGGCCGCTTGTGGCATGGATGAAACCAGTTCGGGTGAACCTGGATCGACAAGGACCATCTACGGGACTTCGCAAAAGGGGCCGTTTGTAAAAGGAACCGAGGTGACCCTTTATGGGATGGACGAAAATTTGCGCCAGACAGGTACACATTTTTCCACAAAAGTCAATAACAATAAGGGCGACTATTCGTTGAAAAAAATCAATCTGGACGATCGCTACGCCTGGCTCAATGCGAACGGCTACTATATCGACGAGGTGACTGGAGAAAAATCAACCCAGAAGATTTCGTTGAACAGTCTTGTGGATTTGCAAGACCTTGATCATGTCAACATCAATGTCCTGACTCATTTGGCCTTTGACCGCATTCGTTATCTGGTCAAGCAGGGTAAGCCTGTTGACGAGGCAAAACGACAAGCTGAAAAGGAAGTGATGGCCGCTTTTGGGTTCTCGGAAGAAACGGAGGCATTTGATCAACTTGATATTCTAGGCAATGGTGAGGACGATGCTAAACTTCTGGCGATTTCTTTGATAATGCTTACTGCCAGAGATATGGGCGAAATTACTGATCGTTTGGCAACGATTGCACTGGATATAGAAACAGATGGCGTTTTGGATGATACGACCTTGATTGGCCAAATAAAGAAAGATGTTTCCATGGCTAATCATGATTCCGTTTATAACGTTGTAAGCCAGAACCTAATAAATATGGGGACGACCAAAGTTGCTGATTTTCAAAAACATCTTAATTCGTTTGTTGTTCCTTGGGATTCGACATGGGGGCTCTGGATCCGTTGTGGCGATTATGATGGGGTCAGGGCTGTAACATATGATAAAATGGGGTACAGCCATTATATTTGCCGTGATGGAGAATGGAAGAGATATTATGGAGCTAGAGATGAAGGCGATGCTCCTGTAGATACCGCAGGGAAATATGGTACCATGGTGGATAAAAGAGACGGCCGGGCCTATAAGACTTTGGATATCAAAATGAAGGACGGCAAGACCGTTACTTGGATGGCGAGCCTTTTGGAATACAGTCCTTCTTTTAATTATAGCAATGTAAAGTTCTGTGAAAATGATCCGTCTCAAAGATATTGTGTCACCAAAGAAGACAGAAATTATGGATCGGTAGAGTGGATTTTGGGTAATGAGCCTGGAATTGGCAGAGAATATCCTATCTGTATGATTTTGAATCTCTCCGATAGTGGAAAGTGTACAATTGAAGGATTGAATTCGGACATCATAGATCGTGTGGTTGATGGAGAAAAATATCAAGGAATTTGCCCCGATGGTTGGCATCTTCCTAGTGAGAAAGAATGGAATGAATTGGTGGAAATTATGGAGGGTGATTATAGGATTGATGAACTATTGCGGTATACTCAGTATAGGGAAAATGAATATTTCGTTACCTCCACTAGTTGGTCTCTTTACAATAACTATCAACTTATTAAAGAAAAATATGACTTTGGAGTTGTTGTCCGTTGTGTGAAAGATTAG
- a CDS encoding ATP-binding protein, with the protein MENPFSLEPYTTKERFCDREQELMDIVSLLTNGSNVTLISPRRYGKTGLIFRTFDTLQENNYTCIYADIFSAQCLEDFIKILSEAIVSSMASDSLIKKFFIALKNVRPLLSYDPISGAPQVSLSFQTDSQKTPTLKTIFDFLEKQGKQIIFAIDEFQQIREFKETNIEALLRTYIQQLHYVKFIFCGSKKHLMADMFTNAKKPFYESSRTVYIDRIDLEKYKAFITSLFKKAGKNIDDDAVDFILDWTKRHTYYTQFVCNQVFAESSNKISLENVKNVASSIIRLEITNFIERRNLLTEKQWQFLIAVAKEGSVRQPTASAFLMKYRIGSSATAKKILTTLVEKELLLEQSDLNGKNYSVYNVFMSRWMESL; encoded by the coding sequence ATGGAAAATCCATTCTCTCTAGAGCCCTACACAACAAAAGAACGCTTTTGCGATCGCGAACAAGAGCTTATGGACATAGTTTCCCTTTTGACCAACGGATCAAATGTCACATTGATTTCCCCACGGCGTTACGGCAAGACTGGGCTCATTTTCAGGACCTTCGACACACTCCAAGAAAATAACTATACATGCATTTATGCCGACATTTTTTCGGCTCAGTGCCTAGAGGACTTTATCAAAATTTTATCCGAAGCCATCGTAAGTTCCATGGCCAGCGACTCCTTGATAAAAAAATTCTTCATCGCTCTCAAAAACGTGCGACCGCTTCTTAGCTACGACCCTATTTCCGGAGCACCTCAGGTTTCTCTATCCTTCCAGACAGATTCGCAAAAAACGCCAACGTTAAAAACAATTTTTGACTTTCTTGAAAAGCAAGGGAAACAGATTATTTTCGCCATAGACGAATTTCAACAAATTCGTGAATTCAAGGAAACAAATATCGAAGCCTTACTGCGGACCTACATCCAGCAACTCCATTATGTAAAATTCATTTTCTGTGGCAGCAAAAAACATTTAATGGCAGATATGTTCACCAATGCGAAGAAACCTTTTTACGAAAGTTCCAGGACGGTCTATATCGACCGAATTGATTTAGAGAAATACAAGGCATTTATCACAAGTCTTTTCAAAAAAGCCGGAAAAAACATTGACGACGATGCCGTTGATTTTATCCTGGATTGGACAAAAAGGCATACTTACTATACGCAATTTGTATGTAACCAAGTATTTGCGGAATCTTCTAATAAAATTTCGTTGGAAAATGTAAAAAACGTAGCATCAAGTATTATACGGCTTGAAATCACCAATTTCATTGAACGTCGCAACCTGCTTACCGAAAAGCAGTGGCAATTCTTAATCGCGGTAGCCAAGGAAGGCTCCGTAAGACAGCCAACCGCAAGCGCATTCCTAATGAAATACAGGATAGGCAGCAGTGCGACCGCAAAAAAAATCCTTACTACCCTCGTCGAAAAAGAACTGCTGCTAGAACAAAGCGATTTAAACGGAAAAAACTACAGCGTCTACAACGTATTCATGTCCCGCTGGATGGAATCACTATAA
- a CDS encoding FISUMP domain-containing protein, protein MKRDVYKFCGECLVFTMAFAILLGFVVACSGSGDKDFVGGASGDAGVIAITDKQIAGVAQKGPLVKGSNVVLRETSAEGNLIPTGKEYYTTITGDKGEFAIDSINLESQYVLLSAEGYYTHEYDDNPLSECQMRLDAVSDLANRNTSNINLLTHFEYKRVLNLFKSGKSFAEAKKQAMTEVFAAFGVDMEAPLAEDLNIFNTTEGDRTLYNLSLFVDTRELWDPWEGELNSDEEWEHWTNPDRVNCPNLQIFIDGIADDFADDGVLSDTIMQHLARQAYDQAREHVAAEFYSEENMRAKDSVDPGSFEILTMKKKKYDFGKFLFLNYMGVEQCTEDLWGEVRKFERPIVRYNPNLEQMAPLDSGYLLCDGYSWEIKTKEQIDSLTMRIDHESGTMVDLRDGKKYKTVSFVFNGKNYEWMAEDLKYETTSGLYSWTTAMQIDDEYMNRPLDESLIDSLHQGICPVGWHVANVRDWADLITYVGGLENLLDETWRTGGKSDFAKSTAGVFHNRFDFNLEPMDKEYLRLYYHTYAHESFAGENTQELWMALYQYCVENNEMWACDLDQRYRNFNTKLNQIPIYIGSGAWPQDDHPLEKARVRCVKN, encoded by the coding sequence ATGAAAAGGGATGTTTATAAATTTTGTGGGGAATGCTTGGTCTTTACGATGGCTTTTGCCATTTTGTTGGGCTTTGTTGTCGCCTGTTCCGGTTCCGGTGACAAAGATTTTGTAGGCGGCGCTTCGGGTGATGCGGGTGTTATCGCGATTACGGATAAGCAGATTGCCGGCGTGGCGCAGAAGGGTCCACTTGTAAAGGGTTCCAACGTCGTACTCCGTGAAACATCGGCGGAAGGGAACCTTATACCCACGGGCAAGGAATACTATACTACGATTACTGGCGACAAGGGCGAATTTGCAATTGACAGCATTAATCTGGAAAGTCAATATGTACTTCTTTCTGCTGAAGGTTACTATACGCATGAATACGATGACAATCCGCTTTCGGAATGTCAAATGCGCCTAGATGCGGTCTCTGATTTGGCGAATCGCAATACTTCAAACATCAATCTTTTGACTCATTTTGAATACAAGAGAGTGTTGAATTTGTTTAAGTCCGGCAAGTCGTTTGCCGAGGCTAAAAAACAGGCGATGACGGAAGTTTTTGCGGCGTTCGGGGTAGATATGGAGGCTCCGTTGGCGGAAGACTTGAATATTTTCAACACGACAGAAGGGGATAGGACTCTCTATAATCTCAGTCTGTTTGTTGATACACGAGAATTGTGGGACCCGTGGGAGGGCGAATTGAATTCCGATGAAGAATGGGAACATTGGACAAATCCCGATCGCGTCAATTGTCCGAATCTCCAGATATTTATTGATGGAATTGCCGATGACTTTGCCGATGATGGTGTGTTGAGCGATACCATTATGCAGCACTTGGCAAGACAGGCTTATGATCAGGCTAGAGAACATGTCGCTGCAGAATTCTACAGTGAAGAAAATATGAGAGCGAAGGATAGCGTGGACCCTGGTTCGTTTGAAATCCTTACGATGAAGAAAAAAAAATACGACTTTGGTAAGTTCTTGTTTTTAAACTATATGGGTGTTGAACAGTGTACCGAAGACCTTTGGGGCGAAGTCAGAAAATTCGAAAGGCCTATTGTACGGTATAATCCTAATTTGGAACAGATGGCACCTTTGGATTCAGGCTACCTTCTTTGTGATGGTTATAGCTGGGAAATAAAGACAAAAGAACAAATAGATTCGCTTACAATGAGAATCGATCATGAATCGGGGACTATGGTCGATCTGCGAGACGGCAAAAAATATAAAACGGTAAGTTTTGTGTTTAATGGGAAAAACTATGAGTGGATGGCAGAAGACCTTAAGTATGAAACAACTTCGGGGTTGTATAGCTGGACGACTGCCATGCAAATTGATGATGAATATATGAACCGACCTCTTGATGAAAGTTTGATTGATTCTTTACATCAAGGAATTTGCCCTGTTGGTTGGCATGTGGCCAATGTTAGGGATTGGGCGGACTTGATTACTTATGTGGGTGGACTTGAAAATCTGCTTGACGAAACATGGAGAACGGGCGGAAAATCCGACTTTGCAAAGAGTACAGCTGGCGTTTTCCATAATAGGTTCGATTTCAATCTTGAACCGATGGATAAGGAGTACTTGAGACTCTATTATCACACGTACGCACATGAATCTTTTGCTGGCGAGAATACGCAGGAATTATGGATGGCTTTGTACCAATACTGTGTTGAAAATAATGAAATGTGGGCTTGTGATCTTGATCAAAGATATCGTAACTTCAACACAAAATTGAACCAAATTCCAATCTATATTGGCAGCGGTGCTTGGCCACAAGATGATCATCCACTAGAGAAAGCTCGAGTCCGCTGCGTGAAAAACTAG
- a CDS encoding TIGR02147 family protein — protein MKEIVEYTDYRKYIQDYYDERKRCSAFSWQEFARNAGFSSAVFLKYVCEGKKNLSIGSAGSVANAMGLAGYEQAYFVLMVSYAHAKSDKAKRAAFEERCALAKAHKVHVLGDEEFDYFKSWKNSVIRELAPHMPGAKPLEIAKACKPKITAAEVSETLDFLVKAKLLKKDRNGNYHQTDKAIKMAPVEAVPLAARDLQRQMGEFAIQSLNLPLSERVMSGYTLGLTSRAFERIKKETEDYYRRVVAIATEDDETEQVYRLNVQLFPMSERLGTGKKCVSSKEDKNEKGCL, from the coding sequence ATGAAGGAAATTGTTGAATATACAGATTATCGCAAGTACATCCAGGACTACTACGATGAACGCAAGCGCTGCTCGGCATTTTCGTGGCAGGAATTTGCCCGGAATGCAGGCTTCTCGTCGGCAGTGTTCTTAAAGTACGTTTGCGAAGGGAAGAAGAACCTGAGTATCGGCTCCGCAGGTTCTGTCGCGAATGCCATGGGGCTTGCCGGCTATGAGCAGGCTTACTTTGTGCTGATGGTCTCGTATGCCCATGCAAAAAGCGACAAGGCGAAAAGGGCCGCATTCGAAGAACGCTGTGCTTTGGCGAAAGCGCACAAGGTCCATGTGCTCGGTGACGAGGAGTTTGACTACTTCAAGTCGTGGAAAAATTCGGTAATCCGCGAATTGGCTCCGCACATGCCCGGCGCAAAGCCGCTCGAGATAGCGAAGGCTTGCAAGCCGAAGATTACGGCGGCGGAAGTTTCCGAGACGCTTGACTTCTTGGTGAAGGCGAAGCTTTTGAAGAAGGACAGGAACGGGAACTACCATCAGACCGACAAGGCGATTAAAATGGCTCCTGTGGAGGCCGTGCCGTTGGCGGCTCGCGATCTGCAACGCCAGATGGGGGAATTTGCCATCCAGTCGCTTAATCTGCCGCTTTCCGAGCGTGTCATGTCGGGGTATACGCTGGGCCTTACGTCACGTGCTTTCGAGCGGATAAAAAAGGAAACGGAAGATTACTACCGGCGCGTCGTGGCGATCGCTACCGAAGACGACGAAACGGAACAGGTCTACCGTTTGAACGTGCAATTGTTCCCGATGAGCGAACGCTTGGGGACGGGGAAGAAGTGTGTATCTAGTAAGGAGGACAAAAATGAAAAGGGATGTTTATAA
- a CDS encoding TIGR02147 family protein, protein MKEIVEYTDYRKFIQDYYDERKRSSAFTWRDFARDAGFTSPVYLKYVCEGKKNLSVGAAGSVANAMGLAGFESTYFVLMVSYAHAKSDKAKRAAFEERCALAQAHKVRVLGNEEFDYFKSWKNPVLREIAPHMPGARPLEMAHACKQKISATEVSETLDFLMRAGLLKKDKDGNYVQTEKSISMGPVDAVPVAAREMQRQMGEFAVKAMDLPLSERDMSGVTMGITRRAYEQIKKEIADFRRRIVAIASADDDTEQVYRLNMQLFPLSERFTTKKDDKLNGVE, encoded by the coding sequence ATGAAGGAAATCGTTGAATATACAGATTATCGCAAGTTCATCCAGGATTACTACGATGAACGCAAGCGCAGCTCGGCGTTTACGTGGCGCGATTTTGCACGTGACGCCGGGTTCACTTCGCCGGTATACCTGAAATATGTCTGCGAAGGGAAAAAGAACTTGAGTGTCGGCGCTGCCGGCTCGGTCGCGAACGCCATGGGGCTTGCGGGGTTCGAGAGCACCTATTTTGTGCTGATGGTTTCTTATGCGCACGCGAAGAGCGACAAGGCGAAGCGTGCGGCTTTCGAGGAACGCTGTGCGCTGGCACAGGCTCACAAGGTCCGTGTGCTGGGGAACGAGGAGTTCGATTATTTCAAGTCGTGGAAAAATCCGGTGCTGCGCGAGATTGCTCCGCACATGCCGGGGGCGCGGCCTCTCGAGATGGCGCATGCCTGCAAACAGAAAATATCCGCGACGGAAGTTTCCGAGACGCTGGACTTTTTGATGAGGGCTGGCCTCCTAAAGAAAGACAAGGACGGGAACTACGTGCAAACGGAAAAGTCCATCTCGATGGGACCCGTGGACGCCGTGCCGGTGGCTGCCCGCGAAATGCAGCGCCAGATGGGGGAGTTCGCCGTGAAGGCTATGGACTTGCCGCTTTCGGAACGTGACATGTCCGGGGTGACCATGGGCATCACGCGCCGGGCCTACGAGCAGATAAAAAAGGAAATTGCGGATTTCCGCCGCCGCATTGTGGCAATCGCTTCGGCAGACGACGATACGGAACAGGTGTACCGCCTGAACATGCAACTGTTCCCGCTGAGCGAAAGATTTACAACAAAAAAAGATGATAAACTGAACGGAGTGGAATAA
- a CDS encoding FISUMP domain-containing protein translates to MFRKGYYVFALLVAGIFLAACGMDETSSGEPGSTRTIYGTSQKGPFVKGSEVTLYGMDENLRQTGAHFSTKVNNDKGDYSLKKINLDDRYAWLNANGFYIDEVTGEKSAQKISLNSLVDLQDLDHVNINVLTHLAFDRIRYLVKQGKPVDEAKRQAEKEVMAAFGFSEETEAFDQLDILGNGEDDAKLLAISLIMLTARDMGEITDRLATIALDIETDGVLDDTTLMEKIKRFVSLYDNEGFYAKARQNLIGMNAAKIPDFEKYIKLYVSPGVSIGENCNNQDEVVNKVQIRNGKIIQPEKLICRDGVWKTYMGYREEGQPPVDTTGKYGSFVDERDGRVYRTLDVKLKNGDTVTWMASLLEYEPEFGEREWGYAPGVGRYYSTSQLLNIPCDNCANDSLYKIFEQIIDQRPHQGICPDGWHIPGPDEAENLMDAIRNDYETRELFVYLQYEEEVIHGVYPDEDIPHYAIFLNYSAVFSSYYGEVFAIWDINGFDNSAGIWINGAVTYPVRCVKN, encoded by the coding sequence ATGTTTAGAAAGGGTTATTATGTTTTTGCGCTGCTTGTCGCCGGAATTTTCCTGGCCGCTTGTGGCATGGATGAAACCAGTTCGGGTGAACCTGGATCGACAAGGACCATCTACGGGACTTCGCAAAAGGGACCGTTTGTAAAGGGATCCGAGGTGACCCTTTATGGGATGGACGAAAATTTGCGCCAGACGGGTGCTCATTTTTCCACAAAAGTCAATAACGATAAGGGCGATTATTCGTTGAAAAAAATCAATTTGGACGATCGCTACGCCTGGCTCAATGCGAATGGCTTCTATATCGATGAGGTGACTGGAGAAAAATCCGCCCAGAAGATTTCGTTGAACAGCCTCGTGGATTTGCAAGACCTTGATCATGTCAACATCAACGTTTTGACTCATTTGGCCTTTGACCGCATTCGTTACTTGGTCAAGCAGGGTAAGCCCGTCGACGAGGCGAAACGGCAAGCTGAAAAAGAGGTGATGGCCGCTTTTGGGTTCTCGGAAGAAACGGAGGCATTTGATCAACTTGATATTCTAGGCAATGGTGAGGACGATGCTAAACTTCTGGCGATTTCTTTGATAATGCTTACTGCCAGAGATATGGGCGAAATTACTGATCGTTTGGCAACGATTGCACTGGATATAGAAACAGATGGCGTTTTGGATGATACGACCTTGATGGAGAAAATCAAGAGGTTTGTTTCTCTTTATGATAACGAAGGTTTTTATGCAAAGGCACGTCAGAATCTAATTGGTATGAATGCAGCTAAAATTCCCGACTTCGAAAAGTATATCAAACTGTATGTCTCTCCTGGGGTTTCAATAGGGGAGAATTGTAATAACCAGGATGAAGTTGTGAATAAAGTCCAAATTAGAAATGGGAAAATTATCCAGCCCGAAAAGTTAATTTGCCGTGATGGTGTATGGAAAACTTATATGGGATACAGGGAGGAAGGTCAGCCCCCTGTGGATACCACGGGAAAATATGGTTCCTTCGTAGATGAACGGGATGGTCGTGTCTACAGGACGCTAGATGTTAAATTAAAGAATGGCGATACGGTTACTTGGATGGCTAGCCTCTTGGAATACGAACCAGAATTTGGGGAAAGAGAATGGGGCTATGCTCCTGGAGTGGGCCGATATTATTCTACATCTCAACTTCTGAATATTCCATGTGATAATTGTGCGAACGACTCGTTGTATAAGATTTTTGAACAAATTATAGATCAAAGACCGCATCAAGGAATCTGTCCCGATGGATGGCATATTCCCGGACCTGATGAAGCGGAGAACCTGATGGATGCAATAAGGAATGATTACGAAACCCGTGAACTTTTTGTTTATTTGCAGTACGAAGAAGAAGTGATTCATGGCGTGTATCCTGACGAAGATATCCCACATTACGCCATCTTTTTAAACTACTCTGCCGTGTTCTCTAGTTATTATGGTGAAGTCTTTGCTATTTGGGACATTAATGGATTCGATAATTCTGCAGGTATATGGATTAATGGTGCTGTGACATATCCCGTCCGCTGCGTGAAAAACTAG
- a CDS encoding FISUMP domain-containing protein, translating to MKSMVQKKIGMGVFSVWALVSMSLFVAACSSSAEKSIAGGTTEDAGIVAITDRVVSGVSQKGPFLVGTSVTIQELDGQTLDQTGKSFKSSIKNDKGEFTVKGVNLVSQYALLEVNGYYRNEVTGQKSGGMIILNALTNLQSRDHVNVNLVTHLATGRILKLVQEEGKSFSDAKKQAEQEVLASFGITASMGSSEDLDLFTGEGGAALLAISVLMQRDVSEADFSERIALAAMSFADSGVWAGADKAEVADWAFNVYARFQGSTSAQGINVLAEARNYVESWNDGDSVPPFEKYIYNFWVNEYGLGSCSEKNLYAIQTNTNKMSKYYKYEFSCYKEGWELVRVTRGDDGYLYRSFKEDKYLWSAENLRKTNTSKGTCYDLEKSNCETYGALFKRDEAISACPDESSLPTFKDVQRLLNKYGGDGKKVAKELRAEDGFHALNGGWYDGNEFVGKDEMAVFWLRSWGFEKKGFFFLKIDSKGARIEFMEEDENVVVQASVRCLGDDRIDDSESESIDETMVYRDRRSKWGDEFYDLVDIEGNIWMATDMAYYFYESDDNLIYPWDEAKRACPEGWHLPSRQEWNDLLMLVADSSRGIKEGETEYYGVDYKLMGDANDWIDDYYQDDYDGIGNIADFAFVGPHNLYGFNVHPYLYDRSHAFFWTSSDATEEDKSAESATHAYAVSIGLDSVKIVLHDKQTQNAVRCIKG from the coding sequence ATGAAAAGTATGGTACAAAAGAAAATAGGGATGGGGGTGTTCTCGGTTTGGGCTCTTGTCTCGATGTCGCTGTTTGTGGCGGCTTGTTCCAGCTCCGCTGAAAAGAGTATCGCGGGTGGCACTACGGAAGATGCCGGAATTGTGGCAATCACCGATAGGGTTGTTTCGGGCGTGTCGCAGAAGGGCCCGTTCTTGGTGGGGACTTCGGTGACTATCCAGGAACTTGATGGGCAGACTCTGGATCAGACAGGAAAGAGCTTTAAGTCAAGCATCAAGAACGACAAGGGTGAATTTACCGTGAAGGGAGTGAATCTTGTTTCGCAGTATGCCTTGCTCGAAGTGAATGGCTATTATCGTAACGAAGTTACCGGACAAAAATCGGGAGGGATGATTATTCTGAACGCTTTGACTAACTTGCAGTCCCGTGATCATGTGAACGTGAACTTGGTTACGCATCTAGCGACAGGGCGTATCTTGAAACTGGTGCAAGAAGAGGGAAAATCCTTTAGCGATGCAAAAAAACAGGCAGAACAGGAAGTCTTGGCTTCGTTCGGGATAACGGCTAGTATGGGGAGTTCCGAGGATCTGGATTTGTTTACAGGTGAGGGCGGTGCTGCACTGCTTGCAATAAGTGTGCTGATGCAAAGGGATGTGTCCGAAGCCGATTTTTCTGAACGGATTGCGCTTGCTGCGATGTCGTTTGCCGATAGTGGCGTTTGGGCCGGTGCCGACAAAGCTGAGGTAGCTGATTGGGCGTTCAATGTTTATGCAAGGTTCCAGGGCTCCACGAGTGCACAAGGAATAAACGTATTGGCGGAAGCTCGTAATTACGTAGAATCTTGGAATGATGGGGATTCCGTTCCGCCATTTGAGAAGTATATATACAATTTTTGGGTGAATGAATACGGGCTTGGATCGTGCAGTGAAAAAAATCTTTATGCGATTCAAACTAACACAAACAAAATGAGCAAATATTACAAGTATGAGTTCTCATGTTATAAAGAGGGTTGGGAACTCGTTCGTGTGACTAGGGGAGATGATGGCTACCTATATAGATCCTTTAAGGAGGATAAATATTTATGGAGTGCTGAAAATTTAAGGAAAACCAATACGTCAAAGGGAACGTGCTACGATTTGGAAAAATCTAATTGCGAAACGTATGGAGCATTGTTTAAACGAGATGAAGCGATTTCTGCGTGTCCGGATGAATCTTCCCTGCCGACATTTAAAGATGTTCAGAGGCTTCTGAATAAATATGGGGGGGACGGCAAAAAGGTCGCAAAGGAATTGCGTGCAGAGGATGGGTTTCATGCTTTAAATGGGGGATGGTATGATGGAAATGAATTTGTTGGCAAGGATGAAATGGCTGTTTTTTGGCTTCGTTCGTGGGGCTTTGAAAAAAAAGGCTTCTTTTTCTTGAAAATAGATTCAAAGGGCGCAAGAATTGAATTCATGGAAGAAGATGAAAATGTTGTTGTACAGGCGTCTGTTCGCTGTCTTGGTGATGATAGAATAGATGATAGTGAAAGCGAATCTATTGACGAAACAATGGTTTACCGTGACCGGAGAAGTAAATGGGGTGATGAATTCTATGATCTTGTTGACATTGAAGGGAATATATGGATGGCTACAGATATGGCTTACTATTTTTATGAGAGTGACGATAATTTAATCTATCCATGGGACGAAGCGAAACGTGCATGCCCCGAGGGGTGGCACTTACCCAGTCGTCAGGAATGGAATGACTTGCTGATGCTTGTTGCCGATAGTAGCCGGGGAATAAAAGAGGGTGAGACGGAATATTATGGTGTTGACTATAAATTGATGGGGGATGCCAATGATTGGATAGACGATTACTATCAAGATGATTATGATGGTATCGGTAATATAGCTGACTTTGCTTTTGTGGGACCACATAATTTATATGGTTTTAATGTTCACCCTTATCTTTACGATCGTTCACATGCCTTCTTTTGGACGAGTTCCGATGCTACAGAAGAAGACAAATCTGCGGAGAGTGCGACCCATGCTTATGCGGTGAGTATAGGTCTGGATAGTGTGAAGATTGTTTTGCATGATAAACAGACGCAGAATGCCGTGCGCTGTATTAAAGGCTAA